One genomic region from Muriicola soli encodes:
- a CDS encoding DUF6048 family protein has translation MLKYFISGVFFFGWLLVQSQSKPIDLQQKDTVSRQQPYGLRAGVDLSRLALSFLNEDYTGLELVADYRLTQRLYLAGELGNEKRTSQEELTNVDIASSTALYNFTTSGSYIKLGVDLNTYENWYGMNNLIFVGGRYAFSTFSQTLNSSFIYDSNRYWEPNALAEGIQNNGEYGGLNASWLELLMGVKAELFANFYLGASVRLGFLISNKEAENFPNLWIPGFNKVTDGSNFGVGYNYSITYFLPLYRKSKKPKKNPVIQN, from the coding sequence ATGTTAAAATATTTCATTAGCGGGGTGTTCTTTTTTGGTTGGCTTCTGGTTCAATCACAATCAAAACCGATAGATCTTCAGCAAAAGGATACCGTTTCCCGTCAGCAACCCTATGGATTAAGGGCTGGAGTCGACTTAAGTCGACTTGCATTAAGTTTTCTAAATGAAGATTACACCGGATTGGAACTTGTAGCCGATTATCGCTTAACACAGCGTTTATACCTGGCAGGAGAATTGGGAAATGAAAAAAGAACTAGTCAGGAAGAACTAACTAACGTTGATATAGCAAGTTCCACGGCCCTCTATAATTTTACTACCTCGGGGAGTTATATAAAATTAGGCGTGGATCTCAATACTTATGAAAACTGGTATGGTATGAACAACCTGATTTTTGTGGGTGGACGCTATGCTTTCAGTACTTTTAGTCAGACGCTCAACTCCTCATTTATTTACGACAGCAACAGATATTGGGAGCCAAATGCTCTTGCGGAAGGAATTCAGAACAACGGCGAGTACGGCGGACTTAATGCCAGTTGGCTGGAATTACTCATGGGAGTAAAGGCGGAGCTCTTCGCTAATTTCTACTTGGGCGCCAGTGTAAGGTTAGGTTTTCTGATCAGCAATAAGGAAGCAGAAAATTTTCCAAACTTATGGATCCCTGGTTTCAACAAGGTGACCGATGGAAGTAATTTTGGAGTAGGCTATAATTATAGCATCACTTACTTTCTTCCTTTGTATCGCAAGAGTAAAAAACCGAAGAAAAATCCGGTAATCCAGAATTAA
- the trhA gene encoding PAQR family membrane homeostasis protein TrhA, translated as MSQSSTYHKEEKLNTLSHALGIALGIIGLFLMLKKIDQKSEWVLESIWVYSFTVILLFTASTLYHFTNDPAKKQKLRILDHISIYFLIAGTYTPVALITLKSSHGTSLFFIVWGVALLGSLFKIFYTGKFEWLSLVLYLVMGWLIVFDFQFLWSQLSAEGALLFLLGGAFYTLGTVFYAIRKIPYNHFIWHLFVLGGAVSHWLLIYLDVI; from the coding sequence ATGAGTCAATCTTCAACCTATCACAAAGAAGAAAAATTAAATACCCTTTCCCACGCTTTAGGAATAGCTCTGGGAATCATAGGTCTCTTTTTAATGCTAAAAAAGATTGATCAGAAATCAGAGTGGGTACTTGAAAGTATTTGGGTTTACAGTTTTACCGTGATCCTCCTTTTTACGGCTTCAACCTTATATCACTTCACTAATGATCCGGCAAAAAAACAAAAACTGAGAATCCTCGACCATATCAGCATATATTTCCTAATCGCAGGAACCTATACCCCTGTGGCCCTGATCACATTAAAATCATCCCATGGAACTTCCCTGTTTTTTATTGTTTGGGGAGTCGCCCTTTTGGGTAGCTTATTCAAGATCTTCTACACAGGTAAATTTGAATGGCTGTCTCTGGTGCTTTATCTCGTAATGGGCTGGCTGATCGTCTTTGATTTCCAGTTTCTCTGGTCACAATTGAGCGCTGAAGGAGCTTTACTCTTCTTGCTGGGCGGAGCCTTTTATACACTAGGGACCGTTTTTTATGCGATTAGGAAGATTCCCTACAACCATTTTATCTGGCACTTGTTTGTACTTGGAGGGGCAGTAAGCCATTGGCTGCTGATCTACCTGGATGTGATTTAA
- a CDS encoding THUMP domain-containing class I SAM-dependent RNA methyltransferase produces the protein MSNNFKMVAKTLYGFEEVLAKELRNLGAVNVVPGVRSVSFEGDTGFMYKANICLRTAIKIIKPIAGFTIRDEEELYKKIYALDWKAYLSTNETLAVDATVHSEKFTHALYIAQKTKDAIVDKFRDESGQRPSVDLKSPDLRINIHIQKDQCNVSLDSSGASLHQRGYKTATNIAPINEVLAAGLLLLSGWDGQCDFLDPMCGSGTILIEAAMIACNIPANINRKGFAFEKWQDFDPELYEKILSSSLNKTREFHFKIKGYDKAPSAVQKAQDNVANANLSEYIQVERQNFFLSEKYTTKHLHMVFNPPYGERLSIEMEDFYANIGNTLKRQYAGTDAWFITSNLEALKHVGLRPSRKIKVYNSHLESKLVKYAIYEGSKKAKYQDNHEAPKN, from the coding sequence ATGAGTAATAATTTTAAGATGGTCGCCAAAACCCTCTACGGATTTGAGGAGGTACTGGCAAAGGAATTGAGAAATTTAGGAGCTGTAAATGTAGTGCCCGGGGTGCGAAGTGTTTCTTTTGAAGGGGATACCGGCTTTATGTACAAAGCAAATATTTGCCTTCGGACCGCCATCAAGATCATTAAGCCCATTGCCGGCTTTACGATAAGGGATGAGGAAGAACTGTATAAAAAGATATATGCCCTAGACTGGAAGGCTTATCTTTCTACTAATGAAACCCTGGCTGTAGACGCCACAGTACATTCAGAAAAGTTCACACATGCCCTATATATCGCCCAAAAGACAAAGGACGCTATTGTAGACAAATTTCGCGATGAATCGGGGCAACGACCCAGCGTAGACCTAAAGTCTCCCGACCTTCGGATCAATATCCACATTCAGAAAGATCAGTGTAACGTGTCTCTTGATAGTTCAGGAGCATCTTTACACCAAAGGGGGTATAAAACAGCCACTAACATAGCGCCAATCAATGAAGTACTTGCTGCCGGTCTACTATTACTCAGTGGATGGGACGGGCAATGTGATTTCCTCGATCCTATGTGTGGAAGCGGCACGATCTTGATTGAAGCGGCGATGATCGCCTGTAATATCCCTGCTAATATTAACCGCAAAGGGTTTGCATTTGAAAAATGGCAGGATTTTGATCCGGAACTGTATGAAAAGATCTTAAGCAGTAGTCTTAATAAAACACGCGAATTTCATTTTAAGATCAAGGGTTATGACAAAGCTCCTTCAGCAGTCCAGAAAGCGCAGGACAATGTTGCTAATGCCAATTTATCTGAATATATCCAAGTAGAGCGGCAGAATTTCTTCCTCAGCGAGAAATACACAACCAAACACCTGCACATGGTTTTTAATCCGCCTTACGGGGAACGACTCTCTATAGAAATGGAAGATTTTTACGCCAATATCGGAAACACGTTAAAACGTCAATACGCGGGAACAGATGCCTGGTTTATTACTTCTAATCTTGAAGCCCTTAAACATGTCGGACTTAGACCGTCGAGAAAAATTAAAGTGTACAACAGCCATCTCGAATCGAAATTGGTTAAATACGCCATATACGAGGGAAGTAAAAAGGCAAAATACCAGGATAATCACGAAGCCCCTAAAAATTGA
- a CDS encoding ZIP family metal transporter → MSYLLLILTVLLSFGFVAITKPKKMLGLRLLLAFSGAFLLALTIFDLLPEVYDSSDPRAMGVYIMSGILIQIFLEFFSKGAEHGHMHWDDQTKAFPWILFISLSIHAFMEGLPLTDANPILYGILVHKIPIALILSTFLLNSQKNKSTAFIFILLFSMMTPLGSLLATHLEFLILYKAQITAVVIGILLHISTVILFESSQGHTFNLRKLIVIFLGIVMAYFI, encoded by the coding sequence ATGAGTTACCTTCTTTTAATCCTAACTGTTTTATTGAGTTTTGGTTTCGTCGCTATCACAAAACCAAAAAAAATGCTGGGGCTCCGACTTTTACTTGCTTTTTCAGGTGCTTTTCTGCTTGCCTTAACCATCTTTGATCTCTTGCCCGAAGTTTATGATTCCTCCGATCCAAGGGCTATGGGAGTCTATATCATGAGCGGTATCCTGATACAAATTTTTCTGGAATTCTTTTCTAAAGGTGCAGAACACGGTCATATGCATTGGGACGATCAAACAAAAGCTTTCCCCTGGATCCTTTTTATCAGTTTGAGCATACATGCTTTTATGGAGGGCTTGCCTTTGACTGACGCGAATCCGATCCTTTATGGTATTCTTGTACACAAAATTCCTATTGCTCTGATCTTGAGTACTTTTCTGCTTAATTCACAAAAAAATAAATCGACTGCCTTTATTTTTATTCTACTGTTCTCCATGATGACCCCGTTGGGAAGTTTGCTGGCTACGCATCTTGAGTTTCTGATTTTGTACAAAGCTCAAATTACGGCCGTAGTAATAGGGATATTGCTGCATATTTCCACGGTTATCCTATTTGAAAGTTCTCAGGGTCATACTTTTAATCTCAGAAAACTAATCGTGATATTTTTGGGAATTGTGATGGCCTATTTTATTTAA